From the Papaver somniferum cultivar HN1 chromosome 2, ASM357369v1, whole genome shotgun sequence genome, the window CTCTTTAGAGTTATAATCCTTCTCCAGATATGGATAGCAGTCCAAGGAGGCTTAGGCTCTTTGTGTGTCAATAAATTGTAGACAGCCATTGAATCAGTGGATAatgtttggtttttgtttttgcacTGCCAGAGTTAGACCAAGTTCAATACCTTGTAATTCATGCACAAGCACAGATCTTACATGACATTATCCACTTGCAGCTGCAACCACCTCAGCTTCATGATCTCTAATGATATCTCCAAACCCTCCTGCAGTATCAGTTCTTGAACCATCTGTATTAATCATGACTTCATCTCTTTGTGGGTACAACCAAGTGCAAAGAATGATTTCTGGGATAACAAAGGAGCAATCAATATTCCATCTTCTCATAAAAGCTCTTGCATTAGAGGTATCGGTCTCCTTATATTTCGTGGCTAACATTTTGAATCTTACATCTTGTATAATCATCAAACTGACTTGGTCTTGAGAGCCATGCTGATTTCTAAACACTCTGTTATTTCTTTCTCTCCAAATATGGTAAACAAAACTATTAAGAGTCAATTTTTTAATCATGCCCACATATTTAGCACTTGAAAAATGTTGAGCACACCAATTTACTTCTTCATCCCAAGAGTTTTCAAGATCCTTAACAATCCCCATTTTCAGAAGAAGACGTTTACAAATTTCAGAAGAGAATTGACACTTGTGGAACAAATGGTTTTCAGACTCTTCATCAGTTCCACATAAAATACAAGTTGAGTCAGAGATTGTTCCCCATTTACATAACTTACTCTTTGTTTTTAATCTCTTAAGGAGAGCTAACCATGTTATAAAAGAGTGTCTAGGGATGTGGTTTTTAAACCAAACTAAATGCTTCTACACAGGGCTAGGCATATGATCAGATATTGCAATGTAAGTATATTTCATAGAGAATTTACCTGTAGCTCCTGATTTCCAAAAGATTTGATCACTCTCTGAAATGTTGAACTCAGTCTTAGAAATTTCCTTGACAACATCTCGGACTTCATCTTCCATAAAATCTGGAAACACCCAACCCCCAGGAGAAAAAAAAGTCAGCCACTTTAGAGTTATCTGCAGCACTAATTGTTACTAAAATATGAGGTTCTACCCAATTTGTAAGGATCCCTTTTGAATGCCAGTTCTCATGCAAGAAGTATGTGGATACTCCATTGCCCAAGAGGACTCATATATGATCCTTTGCAAGCTCCTTATGGTCCAAATTCTTCTCCAACACCAAGAGCTATCTTGAGGAATCTTCATTGTCTAAAAATCATTATCTTTAATGAGATTACTTTTAACCCATGAAGTCCATATAATATCTTTGCTAGAGATTAAATCCCAGATATGCCTTAAATTTGCTGCGACATTAGTATTTTCTAAATCCTTGATTCCCAAACCCCCTTCTTCATAAGAGTGACAAGCAAAACTCCATTTGATAGGATTATAACTCTTCTTTAAGTCAGGATCAGCCCATAGAAATATTTTGAACTTAGAATTTAGCTCCTTGATGACTCTTTCAGGAAGTACAAAGCAAGACATGTGTTCTTGAACTTACAGAAATGTGTTCCTCTAGACTAAGTCTAGCACTAGTAGGTAACACCATAGTTTGTACATGATCATTACATCTAGTTTTAACATTGGTTATCCTTCCTGACTTAAGAATTTCAAAAAGTTGGCTTAAGTTAGAGCCTCTCCAGTTTAAGTTATGGAGTAGAGTAGACTTTATAGAGATAGTAGCTAGTCTATAAGATAGATAATTTTGCTGAGGagtaaagagtaggagatatccTAAATGTGTTCCTCTAGACTAAGTCTAGCACTAGTAGGTAACACCATAGTTTGGAGATGATCATTACATCTAGTTTTAACATTAGTGATCCTTCTTGACTTAAGAATTTCAAAAAAATGGCTTAAGTTAGGGCCTCTCCAGTTTAAGTTATGGAGTAGAGTAGACTTTTATAGAGATAATAGATAGTCTATTAGATAGATAATTTTGCTGAGGAGTAAAGAGTAGGAGATCTCCTAGCACAAAATTTAAAGTTTGGTAGGTATTTTGTTGTGATTGCTGGCTAACACTTGACTGGAACCTTTCCTGAACTTCCATCTGGTACCCTTGATGTATGCCTTGTAGAGTTGCATCATCTTCAGCTGCAAAGTATATGTGTGCTTTCTGCAACTCTTTCCCCCATTCAATGGATAGATGAGCTTCTCTGGTTGTTTTGGAAGTGTTGTTTGTATCATTGGTAGGGTATGTAGTTTCTTGCTCCCATACATTGGCATGTATAAGACACATCAACAAAGGAAAAATTAGTATAACTCCTATTATCACCAGTAGTGTTAGTAGTGTTAACTTCAATGATACTAATGCTAATAGT encodes:
- the LOC113351392 gene encoding uncharacterized protein LOC113351392, translating into MSCFVLPERVIKELNSKFKIFLWADPDLKKSYNPIKWSFACHSYEEGGLGIKDLENTNVAANLRHIWDLISSKDIIWTSWVKNFMEDEVRDVVKEISKTEFNISESDQIFWKSGATALLKRLKTKSKLCKWGTISDSTCILCGTDEESENHLFHKCQFSSEICKRLLLKMGIVKDLENSWDEEVNWCAQHFSSAKYVGMIKKLTLNSFVYHIWRERNNRVFRNQHGSQDQVSLMIIQDVRFKMLATKYKETDTSNARAFMRRWNIDCSFVIPEIILCTWLYPQRDEVMINTDGSRTDTAGGFGDIIRDHEAEVVAAASG